CGCCAGCGATTAGAACAGACACGGGACTAAATCCGCAGATAAACTCTGGAAACAAACCAGTTTCACCACTAAGAGCCGCGCAGAGGGTGTGTGTTATCATCAACCGCTGGCACAGAGCACGTTCAGCTCCAGCGGTGACGCTCGTGCGCACGCGTGGCTCGCCGGTCGCCcactttattgctttttttttttttaccaatttGCTGCAGGCCTGATACCTTAATCCTCAATTAGAGCCATTTGTCATCTGCGCACAGCCTCAAACACGCGCCGAGCTCAGCGGCAAGCTGTCGTGGGAGGCGGCGTTTGTTCGGCGTGTAGAGAAGTGATATGACGCAGAACAAAAAGGCAGAGAGAAGTAATTAACAGCAGCGACGAGGAGACGAGTCATCCAACGGCAACCACGACAAAAAGTAATGAGCTGCATGGAAAGACGTGCTGGTGATTTCTTCTGCAGGTGATGCGGGTTTCCGCAGCGATGTGTCTGATTTGACGTGTGGGCCATAATTCTGGTTTGCGGCTCCGGGCCCAACAGACGGAACCAGCGGCTGACGGATGAGGAGCAACACAGCCGAGGGGGACACGAGCACCCGGACGGCGGCTCCGtcgcttccagctgctgcagcctcagcctcgTGCGCTTCCTCGCCCTCTGCGGGTTCTGGTTCGTTCCATGTGCATTAAAAGACCACAATTACCACAGCGGGTTCGTGTCCCGGCCGGTGAGTCGGCCCAGCACGCGCCCCCGGCCCCACTTCCATCTAAACGGGATGAATCTCGTTCAGCTCCTGCTTGGACGCGAACCTTGCcccttttttctccccctcGGGTCAAATTGCCGCCGAGTTCATTCATCCAGGTTTGTTAGAAGCCCTCCACACATGAGATAATTGGATTTCATTGCCCCGGCTTTAGACGACGCTGAGGCAGGAGACAGGTGGATAAAGCAGCATAGTCACAAAGGGTCAGGTTCCTCATGAGGACCTTCCACCCAACGCTCCATTATTTAGACATTATAAATCCATTAAGAGTAACGCGCCTCATCAGAATGAATTACCCTCACACTTAGAACCTGGAGTGTTGTGCAGCTTCAATTGTCAGGACTGAAAAGCCTAAGCGACTTCATCTTGACAAGGTATTTGTTAATGAAGACTCGTGACTTGGACCCGAGTCTGAAACTGCACTTGACCTGGAACGCAGTCTTCCCGACGCGTCTGATCGCGTGCGTCTAATAGGCCAAAGCGGCTCCTGGGGCTTTGGACGGGGACGAGCTCCTGTCAGTCCGCAGCTCTGTGGATCAGTGCTTTGGCGCGTGCACCAGTTCAAACATAATCTAGTCTGAAGTGTGCTGTTTCCAAAACATCATCAGACACGTGGATCCACAAACACGGTCCCGTTTACTTTAAGACTTGGAACGAACCGATCGCTGGGGGGAAAACGGCCTCATTTCTGGATTTCTGTGTGCAATCAACGACCTTTAaagctccagctctgctcatTGGCTCCTAAACAGCCCAACGCCACAGCTTTTATACACAGAAACCGTCAGCTGATGACTGAGTGTAAAACGCAGGGGGAAACACCTGCACGCGCTCACGTCAGACGCGACTAGAAACCGAATGAGAAGCAAACAGTGATGATGAAGCCTGTGTTTAACATTCAGCTAATTATTAAAACAGCCTCACTGAACTGGGATTCACAGTGTAGCTGGCGTAAACTGGGGTCATGAGGTAACGTCTAACAGTGATGACTCACCTCATCACACAACCTGGCTTCACATTAAAAACAGTTCATTTCacgaaaatggaaaaaaacttACTTATTTTAAGTAAGAAGCAATTTTAGTGAAATTCAAAATCTGCAATAAATCTAATTCCACTTTTCTGTTGATAtgcttttgtcatttttataaaCTCAAGTTGGTTCAGAATTCGTTTCCTTTTTGATGgtctatttattaaaaaaatggaaaatcaCTACAGCTGTGATTAAATGCCTGAATCTCCAGCGTGCACCGCGGCCTGTGGAGCGCTAGTACGATTTTTATTATTCGACTGTAATAAATCCAAAGCTCTGGACATAACCCATTGTTTAACACcacattactgtatgtaacgGGCAGACGCACTTGGCTCCTGTGACTTTTAACTCCCTCCTTCCGCTCACGCTCCCTGCATATAGATTGAACATTAAGATACTACACAGAGGCACTGAAAGGCAGCAGCCGCGAGGAATTATGATGCGCTTCAGGTTCGACTCATGGGACGGACGTCGGAGGACGCGCGTGTTGCGCAGCAGCTTATTCTAGTGAAAAGCCGTTTTAGGTCCCGCATTCATCCTAAAGCTGATGGAAAAGAGCCAGAATGCCACTACGATACAAGAGGAATTTAAATGACAGGATACGCAGGACGCGTAATAGTCACCGGAGTTTCCTCCGGAGACAAGCTCGACTCCGTAGCTGAATGTTTTCACTTCAACTCCGTTGACAAACAGTCCAGACTGGAGTGATTATGTTACTTATGTATTAATAACTTCTCAGAAGGAATGAACTTGGACAAACAAGCCGTCAGTCTGGCCTTTAGGAAATCCTGAGTAAAGTGTGAGCTGAATTCCTGCCTTATTATTCAAACAGCCTGGCTATTGTTCCTTTATCTTAGAGGATTATATCACCAACGCGTAAAAGTGGGAAACGAGATATGTTGGAAATCCAGAATGGTTTATGAGCTCCCAGTTACCAGTTGCTTTGTCCAGAGGTTCCTCGCAGCAGGCTTTTATCTACTGGTCAGTTCAGTCGGTGGGAGGGAGGTTTGTGTTCGGGGTCGGGAGGGGCGCAGGAGGCTTTAAGAGACCTCACGCCCCCTCCCGGTCTGCGCCACTGAAGCTGGGCGTTAATCCACGACTTGTGCGCCTCGGATGGAACAGTTCACTTGATGTCTTTCACTCTGCTCCCGTAATCGGGGAGTTGAACGGCCACAGCCTCCGGTGGCACCATGCTCTTCCCGGCGGAGACCTCCTGCAACTCCACGCTCGGAAACTGCACGGAGGCTTCCAACCTGACGCAGCCGCCGGAGctcgacgccgccgccgccgccgccgccgcacgtgCGAACGCCACCGCGGACCCGTTCGGACGGAACGAGGAGGTGGCCAGGCTGGAGATCACCGTGCTGAGCCTGGCGTTCCTCGCCGCCGTGGTGGGCAACGTGACCGTGCTGCTGGCCATGTACACGACCCGCAGGAAACCCACGCGCATGCACCTGTTCATGAAGCACCTGAGCCTGGCGGACCTGGTGGTGGCGTTCTTCCAGGTGCTGCCGCAGCTCTGCTGGGAGATCACCTTCCGCTTCTACGGGCCGGACTTTCTGTGCCGCATCGTCAAGCACCTGCAGGTGCTGGGCATGTTCGCGTCCACGTacatgatggtgatgatgacctTGGACCGCTACATCGCCATCTGCCACCCGCTGCAGACGCTCCAGCAGCCCTCGCAGCGCGCGTACATCATGATCGGCTCCACCTGGGCGTGCAGCCTGGTCCTCAGCACCCCGCAGTACTTCATCTTCTCCCTGAGCGAGGTGCAGCCCGGCTCGGCCGTCTACGACTGCTGGGGACACTTCGTGGAGCCGTGGGGGCTGCGCGCGTACATCACCTGGATCACGGCGGGCATCTTCGTGGTGCCCGTGGTCGTGCTGGTGTTCTGCTACGGCCTCATCTGCCGCACGATCTGGAGGAACCTCAAATTCAAGAGCCGGTGGAAGAGCACGGGGGCGGCGGCCGCCAAGCGGGGGACGCTGAGCCGGAGCTCGGTGAGCAGCGTCAGCACCATCTCCCGTGCCAAATTACGCACGGTGAAGATGACGTTCGTGATCGTGGTGGTGTACGTGGTGTGCTGGGCGCCCTTCTTCACCGTGCAGATGTGGTCGGTGTGGGACCAAAGCTTCTCCTGGCACGGTGAGTGATAGCCACACTTCCACCATAGAAGCCATTTAGGAAGTTCAGGCCACAGCTCTAGCGCACAGGTTCACAGACTGTGTCCGCTTCAATTTATCTTCGGCACAGTCTGAAAACTCCGTGAGTCATAACTTCATCCGACGGACGAGTGGAGGTGCACTGTAGTCTGTGTACGCAAACAGCTGCCGcgagcctccagcagctgctcactcAGGCTGAGCGATCTCATTAAAACGGTTTCACCCAATCACGATGGCCCCGGCGCTTTAAGGCGTTCTGCAGCGGGCAAGCATTAACTCTCCCAGGAACACCGCGCTCTCGTCCTGGTTCGAGAGAAGCCGAGAAGTTCTGTGTGAAGCCAAGTTAAACCCCCACCTGGAGGAAGTGGCTACATTTTAATCTAGTGCGGTAAACGTTTAGCCAGTAAGAGGATGATTTCAAGCCTTAAGTGGATTTAGTTGGTTTGAAGTGCAGTGGGTCTTTGGCCGCTAGAACAACTCTCTGCCTCAAGCGGAAAAATATCCTCAGTCCATAGACGTCATCTGGAGAACTAGACCTCATCATCTCACACCGAAGTGCAGTTGTGTAGTTAGTCTAATAACcccccctgtctctctctccctccctccctgcagaCTCGGAGAACACCACCGTGACGCTCTCCGCGCTCCTCGCCAGCCTCAACAGCTGCTTCAACCCCTGGATCTACATGGTCTTCAGCGGCCACCTGCTGTCGGACTTCGCCCGCGGCCTGCCGTGCCGCTGCTGCCCGCTGAGGAACAAGCTGGGCCACCAGGACTCGGACAGCAGCCTCCGCCGGACCACGGTGCTGTCGCGCCTGCAGGGCCCGAGGCTCTCGGAGCCGTTCAGGGACCTGGAGCTCGCCGCCCCCAGAGACGGAGCGCAGGCCACGACTGCATCCTGACCCCAGCCGGCACCGCGGGG
Above is a window of Betta splendens chromosome 9, fBetSpl5.4, whole genome shotgun sequence DNA encoding:
- the LOC121201634 gene encoding arg8-vasotocin receptor-like encodes the protein MLFPAETSCNSTLGNCTEASNLTQPPELDAAAAAAAARANATADPFGRNEEVARLEITVLSLAFLAAVVGNVTVLLAMYTTRRKPTRMHLFMKHLSLADLVVAFFQVLPQLCWEITFRFYGPDFLCRIVKHLQVLGMFASTYMMVMMTLDRYIAICHPLQTLQQPSQRAYIMIGSTWACSLVLSTPQYFIFSLSEVQPGSAVYDCWGHFVEPWGLRAYITWITAGIFVVPVVVLVFCYGLICRTIWRNLKFKSRWKSTGAAAAKRGTLSRSSVSSVSTISRAKLRTVKMTFVIVVVYVVCWAPFFTVQMWSVWDQSFSWHDSENTTVTLSALLASLNSCFNPWIYMVFSGHLLSDFARGLPCRCCPLRNKLGHQDSDSSLRRTTVLSRLQGPRLSEPFRDLELAAPRDGAQATTAS